In Desulfurellaceae bacterium, one DNA window encodes the following:
- a CDS encoding cyclase family protein, which produces MAANRDLSEAQVNEFFTSLSNWGKWGQGDQLGALNYITPQKRAQAAALIQDGQAVSMSLPLATEPGPDNPTPVMHLMMQTGSKEESSAAPIPYSADYFAIAPHGLANTHLDALCHVFHKGQMYNGYPSEDVGAKGAQNGAIDALKDGIVSRGVLIDIPRLKGKEWLEPGEEITPADLDQAEQAGGFRVESGDVLFVRTGRHARLKATGPWDSFNDGMAGLGAACLPWLHAREVAAMAGDGASDVLPSGYEKLLLPIHAVTIVAMGLHLIDNCDLEAVALACAQRSRWTFLSVIAPLVLVKGTASPVNPLAVF; this is translated from the coding sequence ATGGCAGCCAACCGTGATCTGAGCGAAGCACAAGTCAACGAGTTTTTCACCAGCCTCAGCAACTGGGGCAAATGGGGTCAGGGCGACCAGCTGGGGGCGCTCAACTATATTACGCCGCAAAAGCGGGCCCAGGCCGCGGCCCTCATCCAGGACGGGCAGGCCGTGTCCATGTCGCTGCCCCTGGCGACCGAACCTGGTCCTGATAATCCGACCCCGGTGATGCACCTCATGATGCAGACCGGGTCCAAAGAAGAGAGTAGTGCCGCGCCGATTCCGTACAGCGCCGACTACTTTGCGATTGCCCCCCACGGCCTGGCCAACACCCACCTCGACGCGCTGTGCCACGTCTTCCACAAGGGCCAGATGTATAACGGCTATCCGTCAGAGGATGTCGGGGCCAAGGGCGCCCAGAACGGCGCTATCGACGCGCTCAAAGACGGGATCGTGTCTCGGGGCGTGCTGATCGACATTCCCCGCTTGAAGGGCAAGGAGTGGCTCGAACCCGGAGAGGAAATCACCCCGGCCGATCTTGACCAGGCCGAACAGGCCGGCGGCTTTCGGGTCGAGAGCGGGGACGTGCTGTTTGTCCGCACCGGACGCCACGCGCGGCTGAAAGCCACCGGGCCGTGGGACTCGTTCAACGACGGCATGGCTGGGCTTGGGGCGGCCTGTTTGCCGTGGCTGCACGCCCGCGAAGTGGCCGCCATGGCCGGCGACGGCGCCAGCGATGTGCTGCCCAGCGGCTATGAAAAGCTGCTGCTGCCCATCCATGCCGTCACGATTGTAGCCATGGGCCTGCACCTGATAGACAACTGCGACCTTGAGGCTGTCGCCCTGGCCTGCGCCCAGCGCTCGCGCTGGACGTTTCTGTCGGTCATTGCTCCGCTGGTGCTGGTCAAGGGAACCGCTTCGCCGGTGAATCCGCTGGCCGTATTTTAA
- the hisA gene encoding 1-(5-phosphoribosyl)-5-[(5-phosphoribosylamino)methylideneamino]imidazole-4-carboxamide isomerase, which produces MDIIPAIDLKAGQCVRLYQGNMAQATVYSDDPVGVARRWQAAGAERLHVVDLDAAVSGAGVNTDAVARICRALDIPVQLGGGLRSLAAIERVFSLGVQRAILGTVAYRQPEVVAEACERFPGRITVGIDARDGKVAVQGWTQATELAATALAKQCQARGVGEIVYTDIARDGTGQGVNIEATRTLARALEIPVIASGGVASLRDVELLLAGEADGIRGLIIGRALYTGAVDLAEAIRLGRRSAGSQKSKGKGQN; this is translated from the coding sequence ATGGACATCATCCCAGCCATTGATCTCAAGGCCGGCCAGTGCGTGCGCCTGTACCAGGGCAACATGGCTCAGGCCACCGTGTATTCCGACGATCCGGTCGGCGTGGCGCGGCGCTGGCAGGCCGCCGGCGCCGAACGGCTCCATGTGGTCGATCTCGACGCCGCAGTGTCGGGCGCCGGGGTGAATACGGACGCCGTAGCCCGCATCTGCCGGGCGTTGGACATTCCGGTCCAGCTCGGCGGCGGGCTGCGCAGCCTGGCAGCGATTGAGCGGGTGTTTTCGCTCGGCGTACAGCGGGCCATCCTGGGCACGGTGGCGTATCGGCAGCCGGAGGTCGTGGCCGAGGCGTGCGAACGCTTTCCGGGCCGGATTACGGTCGGCATTGATGCCCGGGACGGCAAAGTCGCCGTCCAGGGCTGGACCCAGGCCACCGAACTCGCCGCGACTGCGCTTGCCAAACAGTGCCAAGCCAGGGGCGTTGGCGAGATTGTGTATACCGATATCGCCCGGGACGGCACCGGACAGGGGGTGAATATCGAAGCCACCCGGACCCTGGCCCGGGCGCTTGAGATTCCGGTCATTGCCTCCGGCGGCGTGGCCAGCCTGCGGGACGTCGAACTGCTGCTGGCGGGTGAAGCCGACGGTATCCGCGGCCTGATCATCGGCCGCGCGCTGTATACCGGTGCGGTAGACCTGGCCGAGGCGATTCGGCTCGGACGGCGGTCGGCAGGAAGTCAAAAGTCAAAGGGCAAAGGGCAAAACTAA
- a CDS encoding glutathione S-transferase N-terminal domain-containing protein — protein sequence MIDLHYWPTPNGKKVTILLEECGMAYNMIPCNIGRGDQFTDEFLKICPNNRMPALVDHDPIGGGEPISIFESGAMMMYIAEKAGRFYPQDVRGRYDVNQWLMWQMANQGPKSGECGHFRRLGDEQGDQTYAVRRFTDEVNRLFGVLNNQLYRQRYLVGDEYTIADMICYPWTVNWEAQGQDINEFKYFTRWFEELSERDGVKKGMAVGSELSMDFSKLSQEEKDRLRKMLYNQRARPVPE from the coding sequence ATGATTGATTTACACTATTGGCCCACGCCGAACGGCAAAAAGGTGACCATTCTGCTCGAAGAGTGCGGCATGGCCTACAACATGATTCCGTGCAATATCGGCCGGGGCGATCAGTTCACCGACGAGTTTCTGAAGATCTGTCCCAACAATCGGATGCCGGCCCTGGTTGACCATGACCCCATCGGCGGGGGCGAGCCGATCAGCATTTTTGAATCCGGGGCGATGATGATGTACATCGCCGAGAAGGCCGGCAGGTTCTATCCCCAAGACGTGCGGGGGCGCTACGACGTCAACCAGTGGCTGATGTGGCAGATGGCCAATCAGGGCCCCAAAAGCGGCGAGTGTGGGCATTTCCGGCGCCTGGGCGATGAGCAGGGCGACCAGACCTATGCGGTCCGACGCTTCACCGACGAGGTCAACCGGCTGTTTGGCGTGTTGAACAATCAACTCTATCGGCAGCGCTACCTGGTCGGCGATGAGTACACGATCGCCGATATGATCTGTTATCCGTGGACGGTCAACTGGGAAGCCCAGGGCCAGGACATCAACGAGTTCAAATACTTCACGCGCTGGTTTGAGGAACTCTCGGAACGCGACGGGGTGAAAAAAGGCATGGCCGTCGGCAGCGAGCTGTCGATGGACTTCTCCAAGCTGTCGCAGGAAGAGAAAGACCGCCTGCGCAAGATGCTCTACAACCAGCGGGCGCGCCCGGTTCCGGAATAG
- a CDS encoding NAD(P)H-quinone oxidoreductase: protein MRAIRFHQFGGPEVLRYEEVAEPAVGDEQVLIKVAAAGVNYSDLGRRQGRYPSAFPLPLTPGLEVAGQVVQVGAEVSTLRVGERVMAWVGGGGYAEYATAAPDAVYPVPDSLSVEAAAGMPVVFATAYHILKTSARVQPQDFVLVQAAASGVGTVAVQLAKLWGARVFATASSEQKLQRLRQLGVEEVINYTEHDFVSEVLRMTDRRGVDVVLECVGGDVLTRSLDCLVPMGRLVVYGRASGSLPLLDAAQILTRNLTVSGLHLGLPPWHAALHRQPMQELLAMVHAGTLRPVLDRTFPLARAADAHRYLAARRTMGKVVLIP from the coding sequence ATGCGAGCCATTCGTTTTCATCAGTTCGGCGGGCCCGAGGTGTTGCGCTACGAGGAGGTGGCTGAGCCGGCCGTTGGAGACGAGCAGGTTCTGATCAAGGTGGCTGCGGCCGGAGTGAACTATTCTGACCTCGGTCGGCGCCAGGGGCGCTATCCGTCAGCCTTCCCACTGCCGCTGACGCCCGGTCTGGAGGTGGCCGGCCAAGTCGTTCAGGTCGGCGCTGAGGTCAGCACGCTGCGGGTCGGCGAGCGGGTCATGGCCTGGGTCGGCGGTGGCGGTTATGCCGAGTATGCCACCGCAGCGCCAGACGCGGTCTACCCTGTACCCGATTCCCTGAGTGTTGAGGCTGCGGCCGGCATGCCGGTCGTCTTTGCGACCGCCTATCACATTCTGAAAACCAGCGCGCGTGTCCAGCCCCAGGATTTTGTCCTGGTCCAGGCTGCGGCCAGCGGGGTCGGCACGGTCGCCGTCCAACTGGCCAAGCTGTGGGGCGCCCGTGTGTTTGCCACGGCGTCGAGCGAGCAAAAACTGCAACGCTTACGTCAGCTGGGCGTCGAGGAAGTCATCAACTACACCGAGCACGACTTTGTGTCCGAGGTGCTGCGCATGACCGACCGACGCGGGGTCGATGTCGTGCTGGAGTGTGTCGGCGGCGACGTGTTGACACGGAGTTTGGACTGTCTGGTGCCGATGGGCCGGCTGGTCGTGTATGGTCGGGCCAGCGGCTCCCTGCCTCTGCTCGATGCTGCGCAGATTCTGACCCGTAATCTGACGGTCAGCGGGCTGCATCTGGGCCTGCCGCCGTGGCACGCCGCCCTCCACCGCCAGCCGATGCAGGAGTTGCTGGCCATGGTCCACGCCGGCACCCTCAGGCCGGTCCTTGACCGGACGTTTCCGCTCGCCCGGGCGGCCGATGCCCATCGGTATCTGGCCGCCCGGCGTACAATGGGGAAAGTTGTTTTGATTCCCTAG
- a CDS encoding ParA family protein has product MLRTISLCSGKGGVGKTLLASSLARIIQREENCKVLLADLDLSVSGLTLMAFRNKIELDQVPFSLFDYLTGDDNTQTALFETLQAALTPKSESQEHSAAALYQRLDRLFVLPASVESERPDWQQSTRIELDLALEKVAHLRRFADKSLDATYLIFDTQAGLGSLSLAAATLSDMNIILMEEDEISWSTSLRMFTEVTELNKRLQHRSRSYFLANKVHAGMMDMATKLRAFSFLPPLPFDSWAQRLMADSSSAVLEKDFESSDFFRHLHTRVWQEIAQLFGLNPSPVKNSSFAWWRLYKGRDESAPKTGTATAPRRLTPLIQLDGPAQDRPDPARPTAQAQPAKAVASSH; this is encoded by the coding sequence ATGCTGAGGACGATTTCGCTGTGCAGTGGAAAAGGCGGTGTAGGGAAAACCTTGCTGGCGTCTAGTCTGGCCCGGATCATTCAACGCGAAGAAAACTGTAAGGTCTTGCTGGCTGATTTAGACCTATCGGTCAGCGGGCTGACCCTCATGGCGTTTCGCAATAAAATCGAACTTGATCAAGTTCCCTTTTCACTCTTCGACTACCTGACCGGTGATGACAACACCCAGACCGCGCTGTTCGAGACCCTGCAAGCCGCGCTGACGCCCAAGAGTGAGAGCCAGGAGCACTCCGCGGCCGCGCTGTACCAGCGCCTGGATCGTCTTTTCGTGCTGCCCGCTTCCGTGGAAAGTGAGCGCCCGGACTGGCAGCAGTCGACGCGGATCGAGCTCGACCTGGCGCTCGAAAAGGTCGCCCATCTGCGGCGTTTTGCCGACAAATCGCTGGACGCCACCTATCTGATCTTCGATACCCAGGCCGGCCTGGGCAGCCTCAGCCTGGCCGCCGCAACGCTCAGCGATATGAACATCATCCTCATGGAAGAGGACGAGATCAGCTGGTCCACCTCGCTGCGCATGTTCACCGAAGTGACCGAGCTGAACAAACGCCTCCAACACCGCTCGCGCAGCTATTTCCTGGCCAATAAAGTTCATGCCGGGATGATGGACATGGCCACCAAGCTCAGGGCCTTTTCCTTTCTGCCCCCGCTTCCGTTCGACAGCTGGGCGCAGCGTCTGATGGCCGATTCCAGTTCGGCCGTTCTTGAGAAAGACTTCGAGAGCAGCGACTTCTTCCGTCATCTGCATACCCGGGTGTGGCAGGAAATCGCCCAGCTTTTCGGCCTCAATCCGAGCCCGGTCAAAAACAGCTCGTTTGCCTGGTGGCGGCTGTACAAAGGCAGGGACGAATCAGCCCCCAAGACTGGGACAGCGACCGCACCGCGTCGTCTCACGCCGCTCATTCAGCTCGACGGTCCAGCCCAGGACCGACCCGACCCGGCTCGGCCTACAGCCCAGGCCCAGCCGGCCAAGGCCGTCGCGTCGTCCCACTAG
- the hisH gene encoding imidazole glycerol phosphate synthase subunit HisH: protein MIAIIDYGMGNLRSVQKGCEKMGYAAEITREAQRIEAAAGVILPGVGAFGACMNGLAECKLIDTVHRVADSGTPLLGICVGMQILFSESVEFGRVRGLDILKGTVERFDPALLTGEEGPHKIPHMGWNQLHIERAAPHLADVPEGAAVYFVHSYYPLPADPGIVATTTEYGIPFASSVWADNIFATQFHPEKSQAIGLQILANFGKVVTDHSRAAHSHGHHPSH from the coding sequence ATGATCGCGATCATTGACTACGGTATGGGCAATCTGCGCAGCGTCCAAAAAGGCTGCGAGAAGATGGGCTATGCGGCCGAAATCACCCGTGAGGCGCAGCGCATTGAGGCTGCCGCCGGGGTGATCCTGCCCGGGGTGGGCGCGTTTGGCGCGTGCATGAACGGGCTGGCCGAGTGCAAGCTCATCGACACCGTCCATCGGGTGGCCGACAGCGGCACCCCGCTGCTGGGGATCTGTGTCGGCATGCAGATCCTGTTTTCGGAAAGCGTCGAGTTTGGCCGGGTGCGGGGTCTGGACATCCTCAAGGGCACGGTCGAGCGCTTCGATCCAGCCCTGCTGACCGGCGAGGAGGGTCCCCACAAGATTCCCCACATGGGCTGGAACCAGCTCCACATCGAGCGGGCGGCCCCGCATCTGGCCGACGTGCCCGAGGGTGCGGCGGTGTATTTTGTCCACTCCTACTATCCGTTGCCGGCCGACCCGGGCATTGTGGCGACCACGACCGAGTACGGCATCCCGTTTGCGTCGAGCGTGTGGGCGGACAATATCTTTGCGACCCAGTTTCACCCCGAAAAGAGCCAGGCCATCGGCCTGCAAATCCTGGCCAACTTCGGTAAGGTTGTCACGGATCACTCCCGGGCTGCCCACTCCCATGGACATCATCCCAGCCATTGA
- a CDS encoding FMN-binding glutamate synthase family protein — MRRVFILAVLGLVVVSIPAALFAPALLWSWLVLGPLVGVGLCDYVQTSHAVLRNFPLIGHGRYLLELIRPEIYQYFIEDETEGVPFGRDQRSLVYQRAKQVRDTVPFGTKEDVYGVGYEWVNHSLAPLQFEASDLRIAIGGPDCTQPYSSSILNISAMSYGSLSKTAVLALNHGAKMGNFAHNTGEGGLSPYHLEGGGDLIWQIGTGYFGCRTPDGAFSAERFADNAARPQVRMIELKLSQGAKPGHGGILPAAKLTREIAAIRGVPLGRDVVSPPGHSAFSSPVGLLEFIARLRQLSGGKPVGFKLCVGKRREFLAICKAMVQTGISPDFITVDGGEGGTGAAPPEFSDHIGVPLVEGLIFVHNALVGYGLRDTIRVCASGKITSGFDMVKRLALGADLCASARGMMMALGCIQALRCNSNRCPVGVTTQDPQLVAGLVPADKSARVMGFHTETIESVSEIMGAMGIAHPDDLRPWHILRRTSPTEIHHYGEIYEFLRNGDLLSGPLPLSYKRACEAARADTFASGADGQDSG, encoded by the coding sequence ATGCGGAGAGTCTTTATTCTGGCCGTGCTTGGACTTGTGGTCGTGTCTATTCCGGCCGCGCTGTTCGCCCCAGCGCTGCTGTGGTCCTGGCTGGTGCTCGGTCCGCTGGTCGGAGTAGGGCTGTGCGACTATGTCCAGACCTCGCACGCGGTGCTGCGCAACTTTCCCCTGATCGGGCATGGGCGCTACCTGCTGGAACTGATCCGGCCCGAGATCTACCAGTACTTTATTGAGGACGAGACCGAAGGCGTGCCCTTTGGCCGCGACCAGCGCAGCCTGGTCTACCAGCGCGCCAAACAGGTCCGGGATACGGTGCCGTTCGGCACCAAGGAAGATGTGTATGGGGTGGGTTATGAGTGGGTCAACCACTCCCTGGCCCCGCTCCAGTTTGAAGCCAGCGACCTGCGGATTGCCATAGGCGGGCCAGACTGCACCCAGCCCTATTCGTCCAGCATTCTGAATATCTCGGCCATGAGCTACGGCTCGCTCAGCAAAACCGCCGTCCTGGCCCTGAATCACGGCGCAAAAATGGGCAACTTCGCCCACAACACGGGCGAGGGCGGATTGAGCCCCTACCACCTTGAGGGTGGAGGCGACCTGATCTGGCAGATTGGCACCGGCTATTTTGGCTGCCGGACGCCGGACGGCGCGTTTTCGGCCGAGCGCTTTGCCGACAACGCCGCTCGGCCGCAGGTCAGGATGATTGAACTCAAGCTGTCCCAGGGCGCCAAGCCGGGTCACGGCGGCATCCTGCCGGCGGCCAAGCTGACCCGGGAGATTGCCGCCATCCGGGGCGTGCCGTTAGGCCGGGATGTGGTGTCCCCGCCCGGCCACTCGGCGTTTTCGAGCCCGGTCGGGCTGCTTGAGTTCATCGCCCGCCTGCGCCAGCTGAGCGGCGGCAAACCCGTCGGTTTCAAGCTGTGTGTGGGCAAACGGCGCGAGTTTCTGGCGATCTGCAAGGCCATGGTCCAAACCGGGATCAGCCCCGACTTCATTACGGTTGACGGGGGTGAGGGCGGGACCGGGGCGGCCCCGCCCGAATTCTCCGACCATATTGGCGTGCCGCTCGTCGAGGGCCTGATCTTTGTCCACAACGCCTTGGTCGGCTATGGGCTGCGGGATACCATCCGGGTGTGCGCCAGCGGCAAAATCACCTCCGGTTTCGACATGGTCAAACGGCTGGCGCTGGGAGCCGACCTGTGCGCTTCGGCACGCGGCATGATGATGGCCCTGGGCTGCATCCAGGCTCTGCGCTGCAATTCAAACCGCTGTCCGGTCGGCGTCACCACCCAGGATCCGCAACTGGTGGCCGGTCTGGTGCCGGCCGACAAAAGTGCGCGGGTCATGGGCTTTCACACCGAGACCATCGAAAGCGTGAGCGAGATCATGGGCGCGATGGGCATCGCCCATCCGGACGATCTGCGGCCGTGGCACATCCTGCGTCGCACCTCGCCGACCGAAATCCACCACTATGGCGAGATCTACGAATTCCTGCGGAATGGGGATTTGCTTAGCGGCCCGCTGCCACTCAGCTACAAACGGGCGTGTGAAGCCGCCCGGGCCGACACCTTTGCCTCCGGCGCCGACGGCCAAGATTCTGGCTGA